One region of Solanum pennellii chromosome 6, SPENNV200 genomic DNA includes:
- the LOC107021332 gene encoding NDR1/HIN1-like protein 10 codes for MADPNRPVTGYPAAAAAPPPPNHNGYPSSQPQPPATAYPYAAPPYYNNYPYPDPYAAQRNTFLRRVIAILVASTIITGTILFVIWIVILPRIPEFQVDSLNVSNLNLSNSLITADWDLRFTARNPNKKLTLYYDEIAAAIFYDSLSIADTTVPPFFMDRVNETTQEVSFVASGAYVEKWAFEGMAKERAEKASVRFNVRMVARVSFKAGAWRARRRYLRVYCGDLSVGVALNKSSGNLLGGQRQCRVGL; via the coding sequence ATGGCTGACCCGAATCGACCCGTCACCGGTTACCCCGCCGCCGCCGCTGCTCCTCCTCCTCCTAACCACAATGGCTACCCCTCCTCTCAACCTCAACCTCCGGCCACCGCCTACCCTTACGCTGCACCACCGTATTACAACAACTACCCCTACCCAGACCCTTACGCGGCCCAGCGTAATACCTTTCTTCGACGAGTGATAGCTATACTTGTTGCTTCTACGATCATCACCGGAACAATTCTCTTTGTCATCTGGATTGTTATTCTTCCACGCATCCCTGAGTTCCAAGTCGACTCGCTCAATGTATCCAACCTAAATCTGTCGAATTCCCTCATAACTGCTGACTGGGATCTCAGATTTACTGCCAGGAATCCAAACAAGAAGCTTACTCTGTACTACGACGAAATTGCTGCTGCGATTTTCTATGATTCACTCTCAATTGCTGATACTACGGTTCCACCTTTCTTTATGGATAGGGTAAACGAGACTACCCAGGAGGTTAGCTTTGTTGCCTCTGGGGCGTATGTGGAGAAATGGGCTTTTGAGGGGATGGCTAAAGAGAGGGCTGAAAAGGCAAGTGTTAGATTCAATGTGAGGATGGTAGCTAGGGTTAGTTTTAAAGCTGGAGCTTGGAGAGCAAGGAGGAGGTATTTGAGAGTTTACTGTGGGGATTTGTCAGTTGGAGTTGCGTTAAACAAGTCTTCTGGGAACTTGCTTGGAGGACAAAGGCAGTGTCGAGTTGGGCTGTGA